In Liolophura sinensis isolate JHLJ2023 chromosome 2, CUHK_Ljap_v2, whole genome shotgun sequence, a genomic segment contains:
- the LOC135462654 gene encoding probable E3 ubiquitin-protein ligase MID2 isoform X2: protein MAESKENREAVLTCPICVETFRKPVMLPCQHSFCRECIGVYADKSKPGQTDEASCGTGSEGIHQLISCPVCRTPTSLGREGVAGLPLNFHLAEIVERFSSAVKFEDDTPYCSLCGDDNQAKAVKFCTDCCLLYCKDCLASFHPMMGAMKRHRLISSLEYLSQETSQRQTTGRDEQTTQQASCARHGQPFGLYCVPCRMVICVGCVVDHPKHAVQDIPSAAENDKPAVLNKTSELEKVLQETKESLSGVTRLHNKIQEAQELHTQEVERAYCAALEALQAWKQQSLDGIKTRYSQWSVECSAVLKHFQLQAQEMERMVQASKDLLASLDVEFLQVSQTCTVSLHWFSCLSCS from the exons ATGGCTGAAAGCAAGGAAAATCGTGAAGCAGTCCTCACATGTCCGAtatgtgtggaaacattccgCAAACCAGTAATGTTAccttgtcagcacagtttttgcagGGAGTGTATTGGTGTATATGCTGACAAGTCTAAACCGGGACAAACAGATGAGGCCTCCTGTGGCACGGGGAGTGAGGGCATTCACCAGCTGATCTCATGCCCTGTATGTCGGACACCAACcagtctggggagagaaggtgtggctggtctgCCTCTCAACTTTCATCTGGCAGAAATAGTGGAGAGGTTCTCTTCTGCTGTGAAGTTTGAGGATGACACcccatattgttctctgtgtggGGATGATAATCAggctaaagctgtcaagttttgtaccgACTGTTGTTTACTGTATTGTAAAGACTGTCTGGCTTCCTTTCATCCCATGATGGGGGCTATGAAGCGTCACCGGTTGATTTCGTCCCTGGAGTACCTCTCACAGGAAACCTCACAGCGACAGACCACCGGCAGGGATGAACAAACAACTCAGCAAGCGTCATGTGCGAGACATGGTCAGCCATTCGGCTTGTACTGTGTACCGTGTCGGATGGTGATCTGTGTGGGGTGTGTGGTTGACCATCCGAAACACGCTGTGCAAGATATACCATCTGCAGCTGAGAACGACAAG CCAGCTGTTTTGAACAAGACAagtgaactggagaaagtgctACAAGAAACTAAAGAATCACTGTCGGGAGTTACgaggctgcacaataagataCAG GAAGCCCAGGAACTTCACACTCAAGAGGTAGAAAgggcttattgtgcagccttggaagCCTTACAGGCCTGGAAACAACAGTCCTTAGATGGCATAAAaacccgctattcacagtggagtgtGGAGTGTAGCGCTGTactcaaacatttccagctaCAGGCTCAGGAAATGGAGAGGATGGTACAGGCTTCCAAGGATTTATTGGCGTCATTGGACGTCGagtttttacaggtaagtcaaaCATGCACAGTCTCTTTACATTGGTTTAGCTGCCTCAGCTGCAGTTAA
- the LOC135462654 gene encoding probable E3 ubiquitin-protein ligase MID2 isoform X1, with translation MAESKENREAVLTCPICVETFRKPVMLPCQHSFCRECIGVYADKSKPGQTDEASCGTGSEGIHQLISCPVCRTPTSLGREGVAGLPLNFHLAEIVERFSSAVKFEDDTPYCSLCGDDNQAKAVKFCTDCCLLYCKDCLASFHPMMGAMKRHRLISSLEYLSQETSQRQTTGRDEQTTQQASCARHGQPFGLYCVPCRMVICVGCVVDHPKHAVQDIPSAAENDKPAVLNKTSELEKVLQETKESLSGVTRLHNKIQEAQELHTQEVERAYCAALEALQAWKQQSLDGIKTRYSQWSVECSAVLKHFQLQAQEMERMVQASKDLLASLDVEFLQGSTDFTKTIDDQLNQIRADLVKHEVSRQKLLDSLQHDQVVPRQVTVKETVQERQDLEAAVGRPVSPLRVTKPTLRFTETDDSVLRITDSGCVVKVKNRGCNG, from the exons ATGGCTGAAAGCAAGGAAAATCGTGAAGCAGTCCTCACATGTCCGAtatgtgtggaaacattccgCAAACCAGTAATGTTAccttgtcagcacagtttttgcagGGAGTGTATTGGTGTATATGCTGACAAGTCTAAACCGGGACAAACAGATGAGGCCTCCTGTGGCACGGGGAGTGAGGGCATTCACCAGCTGATCTCATGCCCTGTATGTCGGACACCAACcagtctggggagagaaggtgtggctggtctgCCTCTCAACTTTCATCTGGCAGAAATAGTGGAGAGGTTCTCTTCTGCTGTGAAGTTTGAGGATGACACcccatattgttctctgtgtggGGATGATAATCAggctaaagctgtcaagttttgtaccgACTGTTGTTTACTGTATTGTAAAGACTGTCTGGCTTCCTTTCATCCCATGATGGGGGCTATGAAGCGTCACCGGTTGATTTCGTCCCTGGAGTACCTCTCACAGGAAACCTCACAGCGACAGACCACCGGCAGGGATGAACAAACAACTCAGCAAGCGTCATGTGCGAGACATGGTCAGCCATTCGGCTTGTACTGTGTACCGTGTCGGATGGTGATCTGTGTGGGGTGTGTGGTTGACCATCCGAAACACGCTGTGCAAGATATACCATCTGCAGCTGAGAACGACAAG CCAGCTGTTTTGAACAAGACAagtgaactggagaaagtgctACAAGAAACTAAAGAATCACTGTCGGGAGTTACgaggctgcacaataagataCAG GAAGCCCAGGAACTTCACACTCAAGAGGTAGAAAgggcttattgtgcagccttggaagCCTTACAGGCCTGGAAACAACAGTCCTTAGATGGCATAAAaacccgctattcacagtggagtgtGGAGTGTAGCGCTGTactcaaacatttccagctaCAGGCTCAGGAAATGGAGAGGATGGTACAGGCTTCCAAGGATTTATTGGCGTCATTGGACGTCGagtttttacag ggttctacggacttcaccaaaac AATTGATGACCAGCTGAATCAGATAAGAGCAGACCTGGTGAAACATGAGGTCAGCAGACAAAAGCTTCTAGATTCTTTACAACATGACCAAGTTGTTCCTAGACAGGTGACTGTAAAAGAGACAGTGCAAGAACGTCAGGATTTAGAAGCAGCAGTCGGTAGACCAGTGTCACCCCTGCGTGTTACAA agccgacgctgagattcacagagacagacgacagtgtgctgagaatcactgacagCGGCTGTGTGGTAAAGG